A single genomic interval of Astyanax mexicanus isolate ESR-SI-001 chromosome 4, AstMex3_surface, whole genome shotgun sequence harbors:
- the LOC125801235 gene encoding zinc finger protein ZFP2-like isoform X1 has product MRLSWGVCSWSTGGRAGSAELQKKLNYSPELHHQQPGYLTKSNVNAERVEAQAVLKNLQNTQKLFATFKRQMKQSPNMEKHQHSVKSFTKQSDLHQRIHTGENPYHCSDCGKSFTHQSKFKIHQRIHTGEKPYHCSDCGKSFTQQSKLKIHQRIHTGEKPYHCSDCGKSFTEQSDLTKHQRIHTGEKPYHCSDCGNSFTQQTKLKIHQRIHTGEKPYHCSDCGKSFTKQSNLKIHQRIHTGEKPYHCSDCGKSFTQQSNLKIHQRIHTGEKPYSCSDCGTSFNHQNTLTLHQRIHTGEKPYYCSDCGKSFTSQSDLIKHQRIHTGEKPYYCSDCGKSFNRQGTLQIHQRIHTGDKPYYCSDCGRSFTQQSNLKIHQRIHTGEKIIPNLSHDKSKCKS; this is encoded by the exons atgaggctgagctggggggtctgtagctggagcaccggaggaagagcaggatcagctgaactacagaag aaattaaattATTCTCCAGaacttcatcaccaacaaccaggatatttaactaagagcaatgttaaTGCTGAAAGAGTTGAAGCacaagccgtcctgaagaatctccagaacacgcagaaattgtttgctacatttaaaaggcAAATGAAGcaaagtcccaacatggagaaacatcagcactctgtcaagagttttactaaacagagtgatctccaccagcgcattcacacaggagagaacccatatcactgctcagactgtgggaagagttttactcatcaGAGTAaattcaaaatacaccagcgcattcacacaggagagaaaccgtatcactgctcagactgtggaaagagttttactcaacagagtaaactcaaaatacatcagcgcattcacacaggagaaaaaccgtatcactgctcagactgtgggaagagttttaccgAACAGAGTGATCTcacaaaacaccagcgcattcacacaggagagaaaccatatcactgctcagactgtggaaatagttttactcaacagactaaactcaaaatacatcagcgcattcacacaggagagaaaccgtatcactgctcagactgtgggaagagttttactaaacagagtaatctcaaaatacatcagcgcattcacacaggagagaaaccgtatcactgctcagattgtgggaagagttttactcaacagagtaatctcaaaatacatcagcgcattcacacaggagagaaaccgtactcctgctcagactgtggcacAAGTTTTAATCATCAGAATACTCTCacactgcatcagcgcattcacacaggagagaaaccgtattactgctcagactgtggaaagagttttacttcacagagtgatctcataaaacaccagcgcattcacacaggagagaaaccgtattactgctcagactgtgggaagagttttaatcgacagggTACTCTtcaaattcaccagcgcattcacacaggagataaaccatattactgctcagactgtgggaggagttttactcaacagagtaatctcaaaatacaccagcgcattcacacaggagagaaaattaTCCCAAATTTGTCCCACGACAAGTcaaagtgcaaatcgtaa
- the LOC125801235 gene encoding zinc finger protein 239-like isoform X2, whose protein sequence is MKQSPNMEKHQHSVKSFTKQSDLHQRIHTGENPYHCSDCGKSFTHQSKFKIHQRIHTGEKPYHCSDCGKSFTQQSKLKIHQRIHTGEKPYHCSDCGKSFTEQSDLTKHQRIHTGEKPYHCSDCGNSFTQQTKLKIHQRIHTGEKPYHCSDCGKSFTKQSNLKIHQRIHTGEKPYHCSDCGKSFTQQSNLKIHQRIHTGEKPYSCSDCGTSFNHQNTLTLHQRIHTGEKPYYCSDCGKSFTSQSDLIKHQRIHTGEKPYYCSDCGKSFNRQGTLQIHQRIHTGDKPYYCSDCGRSFTQQSNLKIHQRIHTGEKIIPNLSHDKSKCKS, encoded by the coding sequence ATGAAGcaaagtcccaacatggagaaacatcagcactctgtcaagagttttactaaacagagtgatctccaccagcgcattcacacaggagagaacccatatcactgctcagactgtgggaagagttttactcatcaGAGTAaattcaaaatacaccagcgcattcacacaggagagaaaccgtatcactgctcagactgtggaaagagttttactcaacagagtaaactcaaaatacatcagcgcattcacacaggagaaaaaccgtatcactgctcagactgtgggaagagttttaccgAACAGAGTGATCTcacaaaacaccagcgcattcacacaggagagaaaccatatcactgctcagactgtggaaatagttttactcaacagactaaactcaaaatacatcagcgcattcacacaggagagaaaccgtatcactgctcagactgtgggaagagttttactaaacagagtaatctcaaaatacatcagcgcattcacacaggagagaaaccgtatcactgctcagattgtgggaagagttttactcaacagagtaatctcaaaatacatcagcgcattcacacaggagagaaaccgtactcctgctcagactgtggcacAAGTTTTAATCATCAGAATACTCTCacactgcatcagcgcattcacacaggagagaaaccgtattactgctcagactgtggaaagagttttacttcacagagtgatctcataaaacaccagcgcattcacacaggagagaaaccgtattactgctcagactgtgggaagagttttaatcgacagggTACTCTtcaaattcaccagcgcattcacacaggagataaaccatattactgctcagactgtgggaggagttttactcaacagagtaatctcaaaatacaccagcgcattcacacaggagagaaaattaTCCCAAATTTGTCCCACGACAAGTcaaagtgcaaatcgtaa